ATGCTGGACTCCTTCACACATAACAGTGTACCTATTATACAAACTGCACTCTCCTGTTTCTGTGGAAATTACGAACACTTTACAGTTGCCAGATATTTCGCAATATAGAGCACATTCAACTTTACTTTTTGATGTCAGGATCTGGTTGGGCGGTGTTGTAAGTATACTGCTATTTGAGACTAACTGATACTGAATTTGTCCCTTTTTAAAGGGTAGATATCCTGTAAAAACAACATTAACAAATCTCAAATGTTAAATATAAGGTACATATAGTTCTTTATGAATTTTCAATTAATGTGTTTAGCGAATGTAGCAATAATCACTGATCAATTGATATATTTGCAAAAGTTaacgttgtttttttgtttgtatttctaactaatttgttttaaaattcaaactgtttgttttaatataaatagaAGAAAGGCAAAACTTgatcttttttatcattttaaatcaatattaaatacTGCAAAGACAAATTCTCCTTGTTGATGCCGAtgatttataaattcataacataCATTCGAATACTTTGGAGTTGTACATGTTTGCTTGATTTAAACGTTCTGAATGGATATATGCATTTTTCAAACTATTCAGTCGAAATTAACATTACAACACACTGTCTAAAATAATAAACGACGAGCACACAACAGTGCAAAAATAAAACTGCGCAATTTGAAGCCCACCAAACACGTCATGTGATCTCAATTCTTCCATAAAGGTAGCCAGACTCTGGTTCACTTGTGACACCAACGTGTTGCGTTCAGCATCGGTCAATGaattatttttctatgttatCGAATTTGTCAAGATTTATTTCAATTCTTGTcattttttctggtttttttttaacggATTAGGTGACAATACTCGCCATAGAGTCAAAATCATTTATCAGCATAAGTTAACAATAttataatcaattgaaataggGCAAAACTGAGAATTCAAGCTGTAACTAAAAAGTATGAATCAAACAGCAATATATCAGGAGGTTTTACATTCAATTTGTCAATATCCGTTTTTATTTTACagcttttcttaaaatgttcatTCCATGCATATAAACAAATCCGTCTCCTTACCTGTGGCATACACTGATAACCTCCATGCACCCCCACATATCTGTTCAGAATCGCCAATGCACTGATCATTACAATCGCTAACATCAGCAGGGCCATACTGGTAAGGGTCATCACCACACCAACATTCCCGAGTTTTCTAAAAATAATTGGAATCTATATTTTCGGCTCTTGTCAACATGATGACGTCTTAATTAAGCAAGAAAGTGACTGCTACCACAATGTTGATTTTGAATAGGAATACACAATTGTATTTACTAATTACTTTTTGTAAGCAAAtggatgatttaaattttaaaagggATGTCTAGTTGTCAAACACGATAACCACATATTCGTAATAGGGATGTTAATGTGAAATATCAAACGTATAAGGCAAAGATCTGAATGTGaagacaacacaacattacataGATATATCTCAATTTTCTTGTGTCAATATCAACAGTCATTGATTAGTGTGTCCAATTTAAAACAGATCAAATTGTATATGGAATATATTATGTGTCATCATTTGTATAATGTGTTAACAAGGTTTTGTTTGAaggtattttatttatattaatttactTAAACTGAAACTCATGCCGTACTTAAtcttaaaaaaagaaacgaacaggTGATTTATTATCAAAATGTGACTGATGTAAGTATCTTTTAAGACCTAAAACGTGTGAGATTATCATCTATAATATGACGCTTCTGAATCATATGAGGCACATCATAAGCTTCACATACCACACCTCTAAGAACTGTTGATTCATTTTGAGTGTTCTATAAACTTTTAATGTAACATTATCCATGTTATCAtactttgtttcttttaaatagtGTTTTTGTGTAAGGTTTAACTCATATAATGAGAAATGACATCCAATCATGGGCTGTTTCAAGCTtacaataaaaatacattttaaatgcaACTCCTTGAAAATGTTGGGCGTAAAACATTTTTAATCATTAATACAGAcctatttaaaatttatatattactGTTAGTATTTGTTTTGAATAATATATATCTCCATCTACTAGTCAATAATATATTTCTAACAATTTGTTTTCTTAGTCCTTTATAACATGTATTACATCAAATCAACTTGATTTCAATCAACTATCTTTAGAAATTATAAGATCTCTGTCGCAACTGCCGAAAGAAccaaaaatgcattttaaaattcTTTTGGAACTGAAGTACATTCCTTTGTATTGTGTATTTTCAATGAGGCTGCagttcatttcaaaattaaatgttgTCATTTGTGGCTTCCGTGGTCGTTATAGGCTCCAGCTTGCAAGatgttaaattttttttgcattattaCAACAATACCTGTGTTCCAGAGTACATGTAATCCAGCTCTTTACAGTGAAGCAAGCACCTGTTGTTTTCCATATCTGGGGGAAGAGTTCCGTCATTGAACAGATATCCGTGTGAAAACAGTCTTTTATGTGCATCAATGAAACATCCAACGTACTCATTGTTTCCTGTTCAACAAACACTGGAATACCGTAGTGACGTTAACACGAACAAATTGGTAAACAATTTATGACAAGATAAATAACCGTATAGGTGAAATGATGATTAGACATGTATTTTACTTTTCCGGTTAATGGATGAGgccaaaaatatatttgatatgtacattttaaattaacaaaCACAAAAGGAATAAGTGGACAATACATCCCACTTCTATCTCCTGAATTGTCATGAAAATATCCTGTAGCTGATTTCATgatcaaaaacaatttaaaagactACTATATCTTATAAAATTACTCACCAAGAACCTGTACTTGACACTGGAAAAGAAACAGTTTTTAAATCGTATTgttactattttgatatgaacgtcactgatgactcttgtgtagacgaaacgtgcgtctggtgtactaaattataatcattctacatttgataactatttacaccactaggtcgataccactgctggtggacgtttcgtccccgaaggtatcaacagcccagtagtcaacactttggtgttgacatgaatattaataatgtggtcatttttttaaatttcctgtttacaaaacttttaatatttcgaaaaactaaggattttcttatcccaggcctAGAATACCTtcgccgtatttagcacaacttttttggaattttggatcctcaataatcgtcaactttgtacttgtttggcttcataaatattttgatattagcgtcactggtgagtcttatgtagacgaaacgcgggtctggtgtactaatttataatcctggtacctttgataactatttcattgGGCAATGTTGGGTGACTCAAGATTTATTGCAAATGAACCTTTTTGCTTTATGAATCGAATTTAGATAGATGAACGGCCTTAATTTCAGATCAATTATATGATTCGCTGGCTGTAATATCAGGTAAATTTCAATCTTTAGCTGATCTTAAGTCAAGCTTATAACAAAGGTCTAGGTTTATGCCAAATCGAGATTTCTATAATTTGTCCTTCATTAGCAGCCTTGCAATCAATATGATTGTAATTCATTATGACTTATTTTAGAGAACGCACTAATTTCTAACATGTTTTATATTGATAAGGGTCGTGGTCACGATCCTTGAAGTTCATTCACTACATTCAACTACATTTAAACTACTCTGCCAAAGACAGTCAAGCAAGGAAGGCTTTTCAATGTCAAATTGGCAATGTATAGTACATGGAAAAAAATGGTTATCAcactatatataattatttgcGTTCGAACTTGTTTTCTGGATACacaaaaatttgatatgtttttttattttctttaaagttgTAAAAATATCGAATAATTTCTACAGAATTCGATTTGTTTAACTATAGAAATATTCTGATATCTTGTTTAACAGTATTTAATTTGTATTCGTAATGCTATGTTGAGAAGTGTAACTTTATAGTGAAAGTAAGGCTTAGTTTGTAACTTTTTTGTACTTTGTACATGCTGTGTTTGTATTCCACCATTACATTACTCATGTTACTATAAGAGACATCACATCAGATATAGATATAAGCAATTGATTTTTTCAAATGATTCGTTAACTATGGAAGTTGTCGAACAAACCTAAAACTGTCTGACAAAAGGTTGAAACCCACTTCTTCACTATCGTGTAATTAATTTAGTATCATTGCATACACGGTACTTATTTTTCTCTGAAACATTAGTTCATtccgacaatcaatgtctcttcagtaagGGTTGAGGGGAAATATTGAACGTAAAATGCATACTACTCAAAGGTTGCAATCTACAAATCACACAATGAGATATACAcctcaataaacaaaaaaaatggaaAGCCACTGTCGGACCTGGAGCCAGAACTTTGCATGAAGAATATATTCCTTAatccaaaatatatttcaaatttttgtgatctgtattttcatgccaggCTTGTGATACCTTTCGGAACTATCAGTACACCGACAGAGGCAAATACATAAGAACATACTGCCCTCTTGTTATTGAAATAGCATGCGACATGTTGCATATTATTTATAAACACTATTTCGAATATGTGTgtatattttgtcaatattttgttCCACTGAGTTATAACACCAACCTTGGTACAGCTGCACTGTTTTAAGccacatcattaaaaaaaaattgtaagaaatgATTCAGAGCTGTTCTATGGCAGAGTTACGTTATTttggtttttgtaaaaaaaaagttcccAGTTACCCTATGTTTAGTTACAAATTGTTTTTACACataaattatacatgttaaaagACCATTATTGAAAATCGTGTGAACTCATTCATATTTTGTCATAGCTTTTGGAACGAGATACAATTATTTCACCCAAATGTTTAatgaaagagagacgaaagataccagagggagagtcaaacccatagatagaaaataaactgacaacaccatggctaaatataaaaagacaaacagacaaataatagtacagaagacacaataATAATGAGATGTATATTGAAAACAAAGAAACCGATATTTATAGACTTTTTACTTTATTTCTATACTTAATGCTATAAGACATTCGTACAGTTAACTTCATGATATTGTGAAAACaatatgttttgtgtttttaaaccAATTGATAGTCGGTTGTGTACATTcgtaattaaatatataaataagtaaatattagTTATATTAAGTAATATTACCTTTAATGATTTCACAGAATAAACACACATCAATAGGCAAAACAGCTTCATAATCATGATACATTCGACGAAATCAAACGGCTTTACATATTTTAGATTTGAAGAGCTCTTTTAAACCAAATGACggttgtgcaaaaaaaaaaaatagtgtaaaAAAATTGCTGATTTATAGCCGAATAACGATTTTTCTAAAGTGCAATTTTACATTGTATTCAACACGCTTTTATGAAATCACAAGCTAAATTAAAAGACCAATGTCTATATATTGATATTCTATGTAagggatttgaatttaatttaaaagCATGAAACTGTTAGatcatttgaacaaatatttGGATAGATACAATGTAAAAGCTTTTTTATACTAACGAATTTTGATTGaattgttaaaacaaaatgattagAGGAAATTGATCTTCATGCATCATTGTATATCAATTTTATATCATAATGGCgtgttttaatgttatctttattTGTGTTTGAGAATTGTAAACTTTATTGTTTggtaatttttttgtaatatcctAATGGCGTAGCTCGGTATTTGTGACTCAAACCATTGCGTTGTTTTGCTGCAGTCATTTTATTCAATCCCTGTCTTCATTATGCTCATATGTTTTGTCTATAGAAAGATTTTAAACCATTTTGTTACGGTTTTTTATCTATTGAAATAGCTATTACAGTGTACCCCATTTCTTGATATTTTAACCTATAATAAAATGGAGAATAGTTAGACAATATACATAttgtgtcttgaaatatgaaatttatttgtatgaggcttagaaacgggggaaatgcgaggttctacaCGATTTTTCTAAAGTGCAATTTTACATTGTATTCAACACGCTTTTATGAAATCACAAGCTAAATTAAAAGACCAATGTCTATATATTGATATTCTATGTAagggatttgaatttaatttaaaagCATGAAACTGTTAGatcatttgaacaaatatttGGATAGATACAATGTAAAAGCTTTTTTATACTAACGAATTTTGATTGaattgttaaaacaaaatgattagAGGAAATTGATCTTCATGCATCATTGTATATCAATTTTATATCATAATGGCgtgttttaatgttatctttattTGTGTTTGAGAATTGTAAACTTTATTGTTTggtaatttttttgtaatatcctAATGGCGTAGCTCGGTATTTGTGACTCAAACCATTGCGTTGTTTTGCTGCAGTCATTTTATTCAATCCCTGTCTTCATTATGCTCATATGTTTTGTCTATAGAAAGATTTTAAACCATTTTGTTACGGttttttatcttttgaaataGATATTACAGTGTACCCCATTTCTTGATATTTTAACCTATAATAAAATGGAGAATAGTTAGACAATATACATAttgtgtcttgaaatatgaaatttatttgtatgaggcttagaaacgggggaaatgcgaggttctaccgagcatttcccctgtttcgtgccgaatacaaataaatttcatatttcaagacactatacgtatattgtttttatactgaaatcgataaaaaattaaaattaagaaaaaaaatgtcacaaatattgtcaaaaaaaaagttgtttggAATTTCCCTGTTGGGATATCATTTTGGGGTATTCCCTATGACTGTAGTACAGGCGGTAggacattgacattttaaggaattTGAAAGGGAAAAAATAACtgaattaataacatttaataaacatggtatataaattaccaatttgaagacacaacaactttaaattcataaaagtttgaccattgttactacacattgtcatggttgtgacgtgacgttgttgatgaaatacagtagttccggtaagaaggcggggcttataggttagttgaggtcattgacgtataaagctaacgtttatacgtatagctttatctgtatagtaaaatagctgattgcagtataaaaattgggaatatgtcaaagagacaacaacccgaccaaaacgcagtcacactaaactccgaacATGTCTGTTTGATTTGCCTAAATATTATTGTCAACATAAGGAAATCTATGTGTCTGCCGTACAATTAATAGCATGAGCGATCGTTAAAATCAGGTGTAATCAACCATGTTTTACATAAGACAATGTCTGTACCATGAAAGGAAAATGTTTTCCAATTGGTTGATGTGTTGAgagcttttgatttagccattgATAACATTCTTTCCGTTTTGGgactttccttggagttcggtatttcaTGTAATTTTACTTTAAGCGTAATAACTGGTTcttataatattatattgtaaCGATTGTTATATCCTAATCAGAAAATATATAATCGTGTAAAAACCCGGCAGGTCAATTTTTTCctaataaaataatattgtttgtcctTTGAAACTACTTTCAAGGATGAATTAACCAAACTGCAAggtgtttatatttcaattatgaATGGTTAATCATTAAgacgagtttttttttaaaggtaggGCAATGTTCTATAACTTATTTGAGATACTTTCAAACGatattggtatttttgttttatataaagtaATGTTGCTTAAGATGTATCCTGTGATATTTTCGGCTTTCGGAACATATATCTTAATTTCAATGCTCtgaaatgttttattgataatattttgaaaaatatttaatgaagttttttttcaaatcaagtgACAAGAGCAACAGCAGTATATAACtgttcttacccttccggagcacctgagatcacccctagtttttggtggggttcgtgttgtttattctttagttttccatgttgtgtcatgtgtactattttttgtctgtttgtccttttcatttttagccatggcgttttcagtttattttagatttatgagttgactgtccctttggcatCTTTCGCCCTCTTTTTCAACAGTCACCAAtcgattgacagaaaacaaacCCGGTTAAAATTAAAACCGATTGAagcacatcaaatataagaggaaaacaacggaacaaaagaaacactgaagtgcagaCAAAATCAAACATCAAAATACATAGACAATGACTATTTGAAAACAACTATCATCGTTTAATTGAtcagattttgttattttataaatttcctgtttacaaaactttgaatttttcgaaaaactaaggattttcttatgccaagcatagattaccttagccgtatttgacacaaccttttggaattttggatcctcaatgctcttcaattctgtacttgtttggctttatatccattttgatatgagcgtcactgatgagtcttgtgtagacgaaacgcgcgtctggcgtactaaattataattctggtacctttgataactatctattATCTACCTGTGTTATCCCTTTATTTGCacaaaatacattgaaattaGTCCAATCTCTCTAAATTAAATGACCATATCAATACAATCAAACATCAATGTTCTAAATGTAATCTGGGGAAATATAAGTTGAATAGGCAAGGATTGAATatttcctaaaattaaaaaaaaaaagatttttaaatcaATCTGTTACATACATGGTGGTACATTACGTAAATACAAAAAAGTTGGGTACAGCTTTACCAAAATGTTTCTCTGTCCATCAGGGAATTTGGTAACGAGTCATGATAGCTATGCATAACcgcttattttgttatttttcatctataataccTTTCTTTTTAAATGGAAATACAAATGTTTCATCAATCGCATCacaatatagttcgtgtatttaTACTAAACAAAATCAGAATAGTTGTCAGGCCAAAATGTCGAACGTacaacaaaatactaaaaaaattctaaaacaatgaaaaattaaaaaaaaagagtaaattgaaaattttaagaaaatgaagtcattgattttgaaaaaaactaaaattttgtctttcataaacttttttgtcAATACTTCAAGGGATGTGTTAGCATTTATCTTTGCGTACAATGTTcaatattatgtatttatataaaaaaaaaatggattacaaATATAATTAGTTGTTTGACGACCttttgttattctttatattataatttgttcaaacatattaatataaaatacagACTATCTTTACTAATTCACGAAGGTAAAAGTTGAAAACGCACTTTTAAAACAATAGCATAACGTTTTTACTATAGTCGTTGGATGTCGGAAGTGTactaattgaaatttaaatgattttttagtTGCTTTAAACTAGCTGTTAGTAACTTCGAGTACTATTAAGACGTACTTAGTTTCTAATTATTGTGGTGACAACCCTGAATTGTCCActagttttgttattttgaatGTGTTTTTGTCGTATCCATTGATGAGTTACGCCTTTTCATTGCTTGTTATTGTGTGTTCTTATATTTCCTTGTACAGCATTGTCCCAGGATAGAGAACGATTGGCGCCTTCAAACTCGTTAAATCCACATAATCATGATTATGTATGTGcatgtctcaagtcaggagtctgttgttgtgttcatttttttattttgtttactattttttatTCTCGTTTGCTAATgtcttatatttgttattttggggtcttttatagctcactatgttGTGTTGGTTTTGCTTTTTGTAGAATGACGTACTCTGACTTTTAATTGTTTAGTTTATGTCCTGTAGTCTCTTTTGAAGAACTTTCTCATcatatcatattttatattaagTCTCACATTTCATCGTTTAGTCGTTTAAAACGTTTTGATACTGGTAATTAAATAAGTacgttattaatttttttcagagTTGTCACACATGTGGAGTTAAAATAAACTTACGAAAGATATTAATCAGGCATGCCAAGTATATGAGGGTGATCTCCATTTTCACATGGAATTCATATTCACACAGTGATTTGTTTGAAGATTTATTGACACATTCACATaggaaaatgacaaaaataatatattttcacaTCCTTAAATGTGTTATACCAGTTAACAGATATCCGAATGTCATTATGTGTTGTTGGGCTAACTATTCGGGATAGGAATATTGTGAGCCTGTGAAGCTACAGCGCTAGTGAGTCTGTTGAGCTAAGAGCTACCGTGCTAGTGAGCGAATGGAACTTGCTATTTATTTGACCGGTAGATTCAGTTACCAAGTTGGGTTGAATATGTATTTGAGCCGGAGTAGCTTTAATGAGCCGAGATAGTTGATGAGGTAttgtaaacaaaatgaaactatAAATTAAGTCTCAGATCTCGAGAATCAACTAGAGTACGGACAACCGACACTTTACACTGTCCATGCATGTTTGTTAGCATCaaatagatttaattttaatGCTCTAAATACATGcctgaaaacaaacagaacgtaaaGTCAATCTATACATgtagttcattgaaataatactGCAATACACACtatgaggtcacacaggttcacaAAAGTAGTCCGGTAGTGGGAGGAGCTTTCAAGCGATTTTTGTACAGTATACAGCTACTGCTAAGATATATATGTTGGGCTGTGTAAGTATGACGAAACAGCCAATTTGCTGAAAGACATAACTTAAGCAGTACCAGTTTTTTGCACCAGATGTGCATACGACAATCAATATCTATTTTTGTTGTTTATCAATGAATTGTCGCGAATAACACTGCTTGTGAAGATACATGTCTtcagaggggcgaaagataccaaagggacagtcaaactcatcaatcgaaataaactgacaacgccatggctgaaaatgaaaaagacaaacaatagtgcacatgacacaacatagaatactTAAGAATTagcaccaaaaacttggggtgatctcaggtgctctaaaagggaaagcagatcctgctccacccgtcgtgttgctcatgttataacagaTCCGGTGAATAGTATAATttgataggtcacattcatgaaagggaaggggattaaagttacgacgtaaggaacatatccgatatcatctgtgaaacggttatttcataacggtcaacaaactcgtgatggcgtccgtaaaatttacgaagggatgatttcaacttcattatctggaactcttggttcaatagcttcattgtgagcagcaaccctctatcaagaaattcatgatagaaaatacaagcacgggaatatcgtatcgattgggagatatataccacGTATGCAGTTGCTAcaggaatgttgctacttagaaatggaatgttcacaattggaaagctgaaattattacttttgtcgtaaagttttgt
Above is a window of Mytilus galloprovincialis chromosome 7, xbMytGall1.hap1.1, whole genome shotgun sequence DNA encoding:
- the LOC143081880 gene encoding xylosyltransferase oxt-like, which codes for MENNRCLLHCKELDYMYSGTQKTRECWCGDDPYQYGPADVSDCNDQCIGDSEQICGGAWRLSVYATGYLPFKKGQIQYQLVSNSSILTTPPNQILTSKSKVECALYCEISGNCKVFVISTETGECSLYNRYTVMCEGVQHEQGFQVYMMK